One window of Flavobacteriales bacterium genomic DNA carries:
- a CDS encoding T9SS type A sorting domain-containing protein produces the protein MRAQQFVILFAFSTFPVIANAQTIANAGPDQETCFDTTSMQANTPLPTETGMWSLTSGMVTITDPSDPSTSVTGIYFGQNVLTWTIITPVDTTADQVSITRYEVDPPIPNAGPDQSIYAPPFSATMGAAPPIAPQVCTWSLIQGTGLFSNPNDPYATVTDLSEGENILRWTSDSGPCFQLISDDVVITVELSTSIGADANDRPVAMWFDNASGLLRIVGDVQANSLSIVNALGQRVETPARISAGAVDLSGLPSGNYSATATISGIRRTLRFVVGR, from the coding sequence ATGCGCGCACAACAGTTCGTTATCCTCTTTGCATTCTCGACTTTCCCGGTCATTGCAAATGCCCAGACCATAGCCAACGCCGGGCCCGACCAGGAGACCTGCTTTGATACGACCTCCATGCAGGCGAACACACCCTTGCCAACGGAGACCGGCATGTGGTCATTGACAAGCGGCATGGTCACCATCACCGATCCCTCGGACCCATCGACCTCCGTTACCGGAATTTACTTTGGCCAGAACGTTCTCACTTGGACCATCATCACGCCGGTGGATACGACCGCCGATCAAGTGAGCATCACCCGTTACGAGGTCGATCCGCCGATCCCCAATGCCGGGCCGGATCAATCCATCTATGCGCCGCCGTTCAGCGCCACCATGGGCGCGGCGCCTCCGATCGCCCCGCAGGTCTGCACTTGGTCGCTGATCCAAGGCACGGGTCTCTTCAGCAACCCGAATGACCCATACGCCACGGTAACCGACTTGAGCGAGGGTGAGAACATTTTACGGTGGACCAGCGATAGTGGACCTTGCTTCCAACTTATCTCGGACGATGTCGTCATCACCGTGGAACTGTCCACCTCCATCGGTGCTGACGCGAACGACCGCCCCGTGGCGATGTGGTTCGATAACGCTTCCGGTCTTTTGAGGATCGTGGGCGATGTGCAAGCCAATTCGCTCTCGATCGTCAATGCGCTCGGGCAGCGCGTTGAAACGCCTGCAAGAATATCTGCTGGTGCGGTTGACCTGAGCGGCCTGCCATCTGGCAACTATAGCGCAACTGCAACGATCAGCGGCATACGCCGGACGTTGCGCTTTGTCGTGGGGCGGTGA
- a CDS encoding acyl-CoA carboxylase subunit beta: MDIEASKNEDHNKLACSDLHKRLHKIHEGGGEKRIAKQHAQGKMTARERIDALLDPKSPHHSGQARIEIGAFAADGMYAEHGGAPSAGVVVVIGYVCKRQCMVVANDATVKAGAWFPMTGKKNLRAQEIAIENRLPIIYLVDSAGVFLPMQDEIFPDKEHFGRIFRNNAVMSSMGITQIAAIMGSCVAGGAYLPIMSDEALIVEKTGSIFLAGSYLVKAAIGEDIDNETLGGATTHTEISGVVDYKCKDDAECLKTIRTIVDKLGKPKDAGFSREKSAKPKADEKELYGILPKERTKPYDMREVIARLVDGSEFTEYKEGYGQSILTGYARIDGWAVGIVANQRKVVKSKKGEMQFGGVIYSDSADKATRFIANCNQKNIPLVFLQDVTGFMVGSRSEQGGIIKDGAKMVNAVANSVVPKFTIIVGNSYGAGNYAMCGKAYDPRLIVGWPSANVAVMGGDQASKVMLQIEVSALKGRGETITPENEKQLLDKIRKKYEDTTSPYYAASRLWLDAVIDPLETRTWISMGIEAAAQSPATREFNMGVLQV; encoded by the coding sequence ATCGACATCGAAGCCTCCAAGAACGAGGACCACAACAAGCTCGCCTGCTCCGACCTGCACAAGCGCCTCCACAAGATCCACGAAGGCGGCGGTGAGAAGCGCATCGCCAAGCAGCACGCGCAAGGCAAGATGACCGCCCGCGAGCGCATCGACGCGCTGCTGGACCCCAAGAGCCCCCACCACAGCGGGCAGGCGCGCATCGAGATCGGTGCCTTCGCCGCGGACGGCATGTACGCCGAACATGGTGGCGCGCCCAGTGCCGGTGTGGTCGTGGTGATCGGCTACGTGTGCAAGCGCCAGTGCATGGTGGTGGCCAACGATGCCACCGTGAAGGCCGGCGCGTGGTTCCCCATGACGGGCAAGAAGAACCTCCGCGCACAGGAAATAGCCATCGAGAACCGGCTGCCCATCATCTACCTCGTGGACAGCGCCGGTGTGTTCCTGCCCATGCAGGACGAGATCTTCCCCGACAAGGAGCACTTCGGCAGGATCTTTCGCAACAACGCCGTAATGAGCTCCATGGGCATCACGCAGATCGCCGCCATCATGGGCAGCTGCGTGGCCGGTGGCGCCTACCTGCCCATCATGAGCGACGAAGCCCTCATTGTGGAGAAGACCGGCAGCATCTTCCTCGCCGGCAGCTACCTCGTGAAAGCCGCCATCGGTGAGGACATCGACAACGAAACCCTCGGCGGCGCCACCACACACACGGAGATCAGCGGCGTGGTGGACTACAAATGCAAGGACGATGCGGAATGCCTCAAGACCATCCGCACCATCGTGGACAAGCTCGGCAAGCCGAAAGACGCTGGTTTCAGCAGGGAAAAATCCGCCAAGCCGAAGGCCGATGAAAAAGAGCTCTACGGCATACTCCCCAAGGAGCGCACCAAGCCCTACGACATGCGCGAAGTGATCGCGCGCTTGGTGGACGGCAGCGAATTCACCGAATACAAGGAGGGCTACGGCCAAAGCATCCTCACCGGCTACGCGCGCATCGACGGCTGGGCCGTGGGCATCGTGGCCAACCAGCGCAAAGTGGTGAAGAGCAAGAAGGGCGAGATGCAGTTCGGCGGTGTGATCTACAGCGACAGCGCCGACAAGGCCACCCGCTTCATCGCCAACTGCAACCAGAAGAACATCCCGCTGGTCTTCCTGCAGGACGTCACCGGCTTCATGGTCGGCAGCCGCAGCGAGCAGGGCGGCATCATCAAGGACGGCGCGAAAATGGTGAACGCCGTGGCCAACAGCGTGGTGCCGAAGTTCACCATCATCGTGGGCAACAGCTACGGCGCCGGCAACTACGCCATGTGCGGCAAGGCCTACGACCCACGCCTCATCGTGGGCTGGCCCAGCGCCAACGTCGCCGTGATGGGCGGCGACCAGGCCAGCAAGGTGATGCTCCAGATCGAAGTGAGCGCGCTGAAAGGCCGCGGCGAAACGATCACGCCGGAGAACGAGAAGCAACTGTTGGACAAGATCCGCAAGAAGTACGAGGATACCACCTCGCCGTACTATGCGGCCTCGCGGCTTTGGCTGGATGCGGTTATTGATCCGTTGGAAACTCGGACTTGGATCAGCATGGGGATCGAGGCGGCGGCGCAGAGCCCGGCTACGCGGGAGTTTAATATGGGGGTTTTGCAGGTGTAA
- a CDS encoding DUF262 domain-containing protein, producing the protein MALQDEILSKKREIITDGYPMSIGELVNLYKDDELDIHPEFQRLFRWKPLQRTRLIESILLGIPIPSIFVSQRKDGVWDVVDGLQRLSTIFEFIGILKDENGKVLPGSRLIRTEYLPSLEGKAWENTDDPANSLDAAMRIAFKREKIDVKIVKQESDDSIKYELFQRLNTLGSKLSDQEVRNCLLVMLDRPFHDWLKNLSEDEHFLSTISIAERLLKEKYNMELALRFVILSLIDPNEVKGVNDFSEFITEKMVSIVNDKKFDRVSMENKFTRTFTLLDASLGDSSFQRYNSDKQRFEGKFLVAAFEAVAIGLGKNISLWKDKDPESLVDKVKDIWSNPKFQSRYGAGVNVTSRVPAIIPLGETILRP; encoded by the coding sequence ATGGCACTTCAAGATGAGATACTCAGTAAGAAACGGGAAATCATCACCGACGGATATCCAATGTCCATTGGTGAACTCGTGAACTTATACAAGGATGACGAGCTAGACATACACCCCGAATTTCAACGCCTCTTCCGCTGGAAACCATTGCAACGAACTAGACTAATTGAGAGCATACTCCTAGGTATTCCAATCCCCTCGATATTCGTATCGCAACGAAAGGACGGTGTGTGGGATGTTGTCGATGGGCTGCAAAGGCTCTCAACCATATTTGAGTTCATCGGCATACTTAAAGATGAGAATGGCAAAGTGCTTCCAGGGAGTCGTTTGATTAGAACCGAATACCTTCCTTCATTAGAAGGAAAGGCCTGGGAGAATACTGATGATCCTGCAAACTCTCTTGACGCCGCAATGAGAATTGCCTTTAAGAGGGAGAAGATAGATGTGAAGATAGTGAAGCAGGAAAGTGATGACTCAATCAAGTATGAGCTATTCCAAAGACTCAATACACTTGGTTCAAAGCTATCCGATCAAGAGGTGAGGAATTGCCTTTTAGTGATGCTTGACCGACCTTTCCACGACTGGCTCAAGAACCTCTCCGAGGACGAGCACTTCTTGAGTACCATATCAATTGCAGAGAGACTTCTTAAGGAGAAGTACAACATGGAACTAGCATTGAGGTTCGTCATACTCAGCCTAATTGACCCCAACGAGGTGAAAGGCGTAAATGATTTCAGCGAGTTTATCACGGAGAAGATGGTGTCCATCGTCAATGACAAGAAATTCGACAGGGTTTCAATGGAGAATAAATTCACCCGGACGTTCACCCTTCTTGACGCCTCACTTGGTGATTCGTCCTTTCAGCGATACAATTCTGATAAGCAAAGGTTCGAAGGTAAATTCCTCGTTGCCGCGTTTGAAGCGGTGGCAATTGGGCTTGGAAAGAACATTAGTCTTTGGAAAGACAAGGATCCAGAATCACTTGTCGATAAGGTGAAGGATATTTGGTCTAATCCTAAGTTTCAGTCTCGATATGGAGCAGGTGTCAATGTAACCTCAAGAGTCCCTGCAATTATTCCCTTAGGCGAGACCATCTTGCGGCCATGA
- a CDS encoding collagen-like protein: MDIRKTFMLTAVCLLMAGCAKEGPAGPTGPAGPTGPDGNTDFHVESFTALSSDWEQLSNGIQYTQEIPSLTQEVIDNDAVLLYMHKNNIWYLLPHQLSTLQYTYSYQPGEITITVIGTQIPTTLILKLVYMEDSE, encoded by the coding sequence ATGGATATTCGGAAGACCTTCATGCTGACTGCGGTTTGTCTCCTGATGGCAGGCTGTGCCAAAGAAGGCCCCGCAGGCCCCACAGGACCGGCTGGCCCTACTGGGCCGGATGGGAACACTGATTTTCATGTCGAGAGTTTCACCGCGCTCAGTTCTGATTGGGAACAACTGTCAAACGGAATACAGTATACGCAAGAGATTCCCAGCCTTACCCAGGAAGTGATCGATAATGACGCGGTGTTGCTGTATATGCACAAGAACAACATTTGGTATTTGCTTCCGCATCAATTGAGCACCCTTCAATACACGTACAGCTACCAGCCTGGCGAGATCACCATCACCGTGATTGGAACCCAAATACCTACCACCCTCATCTTGAAGTTGGTGTACATGGAGGATTCGGAATAA
- a CDS encoding cold shock domain-containing protein, protein MATFEKRQKEKKRLQKKQEKQRKKEERKANPGGSSLDSMMAYVDEFGQIVDTPPDPANRVEIDASEIELGVPKREKVDVDPMHQGKLDFFDTSKGFGFINEIGSQERYFVHISGMIDEINEGDKVSFELERGPKGMNAVRVQKV, encoded by the coding sequence ATGGCAACATTCGAGAAACGGCAGAAGGAAAAGAAACGATTGCAGAAGAAACAAGAGAAGCAGCGTAAGAAGGAAGAGCGCAAGGCCAATCCCGGTGGAAGCAGCTTGGACTCCATGATGGCCTACGTCGATGAGTTCGGCCAGATCGTGGACACCCCGCCGGACCCTGCCAACAGGGTTGAAATAGACGCCAGCGAGATCGAGCTCGGCGTGCCCAAACGCGAAAAAGTGGACGTGGACCCCATGCACCAGGGCAAGTTGGACTTCTTCGACACCTCGAAGGGGTTCGGCTTCATCAACGAGATCGGTAGCCAAGAGCGTTACTTTGTACACATCAGCGGTATGATCGACGAGATCAACGAGGGCGACAAAGTGAGCTTTGAGCTCGAACGCGGACCCAAGGGCATGAACGCCGTGCGCGTGCAGAAGGTCTGA
- a CDS encoding gliding motility-associated C-terminal domain-containing protein translates to MKNLRTLASLCIAFSGTLFAQTSTSDCDGSIQLCGGVYTELSAPQGSGNVFEFTGICNQNAESASLWYTFTVQEAGDLSFVLDPANDADDYDWGLFNITDGGCAGINAQNGSSPEVECNSYGVIGTNGPTGISTANGGTGSTNGPGDLNGPAFNADLPVTVGQTYALVVMNWSGSPDGYNIDFTQSTAAIYDNVPPVPVSVTTDCSNQSFVVNFSEPIVTSTVIPTDFTLTSPSGVVLPFGTVTPNVPGAVSQSGYTITLDDVPMEGGIYTLTITSTSGNVEDPCGNIVVETTFEVPIIAPFSYTVEVTSACNGMGGTLQAVHVSGGTAPVTFTLGGTVLPDGTASGLWAGDYVLHVDDAAGCNILAEVTIPDHVIQVLIPQEQDSLSCSITSITVEGVQVLPEQAVNYVWTAVTASGTDPAFSSEASPTISQPGTYTVLVTDLEDGCTDQASVVIAETSVPTVDLSSITLPNVVSPNGDGMNDVWRPFLPADPDMDVTALFDTYELTVYDRWGQTVFDAGSGGKGSWNAKDVADGTYFYKVAYRAECGAVIDKEANGTITVLR, encoded by the coding sequence ATGAAAAACCTCCGCACCCTCGCCAGCCTCTGCATCGCGTTCTCTGGAACCTTGTTCGCACAGACCAGTACGAGCGACTGCGACGGTTCCATCCAGCTTTGCGGGGGCGTCTACACCGAATTGTCCGCTCCGCAGGGTTCGGGGAACGTGTTCGAGTTCACGGGGATCTGCAACCAAAATGCGGAGAGCGCAAGCCTGTGGTACACCTTCACGGTGCAGGAAGCCGGCGATCTCAGCTTCGTGCTCGACCCGGCGAACGATGCGGACGACTACGACTGGGGATTGTTCAACATCACCGACGGGGGCTGCGCCGGCATCAATGCACAGAACGGTTCTTCACCGGAGGTGGAATGCAATTCCTATGGTGTAATTGGCACGAACGGCCCCACAGGGATCTCCACCGCCAATGGAGGTACGGGGAGCACGAACGGCCCCGGCGACCTGAACGGGCCGGCCTTCAATGCCGACCTCCCCGTAACGGTCGGGCAGACCTATGCCTTGGTGGTGATGAACTGGTCCGGCAGCCCGGACGGGTACAACATCGATTTCACGCAAAGCACGGCGGCGATCTATGACAATGTCCCACCGGTGCCGGTATCGGTCACCACGGATTGTTCCAACCAGAGCTTTGTGGTGAATTTCAGCGAACCCATCGTCACCAGTACGGTGATCCCGACGGATTTCACCCTGACCTCCCCTTCCGGCGTTGTGCTCCCCTTCGGCACTGTCACCCCGAACGTTCCGGGCGCGGTCTCACAATCGGGCTATACCATCACCTTGGACGACGTTCCCATGGAAGGCGGCATTTACACACTGACCATCACGTCCACATCGGGGAACGTGGAGGACCCGTGCGGCAACATCGTGGTGGAGACCACTTTTGAAGTACCCATCATCGCACCGTTCTCTTATACCGTGGAGGTCACCTCCGCGTGCAATGGGATGGGCGGAACATTGCAGGCTGTCCACGTGTCCGGGGGGACCGCACCGGTCACCTTCACGCTGGGGGGGACCGTGCTTCCCGACGGCACCGCCTCAGGGCTCTGGGCCGGCGATTATGTGCTGCATGTGGATGATGCCGCGGGCTGTAACATCTTGGCTGAGGTGACCATACCGGACCATGTGATACAGGTGCTCATCCCCCAGGAACAGGACAGTCTTTCCTGCTCGATAACCTCGATCACCGTGGAAGGCGTTCAGGTGCTTCCGGAGCAGGCCGTGAACTACGTGTGGACGGCCGTGACCGCAAGCGGCACCGACCCGGCCTTCAGCAGCGAGGCTTCGCCCACCATCTCCCAACCGGGCACCTATACCGTTCTTGTCACCGATTTGGAGGACGGATGCACGGATCAAGCGTCCGTGGTGATCGCGGAGACCTCGGTGCCCACTGTGGACCTCAGCTCGATCACACTCCCCAACGTGGTCTCGCCCAATGGCGATGGCATGAACGATGTGTGGCGGCCTTTCCTGCCCGCAGACCCCGACATGGACGTCACCGCCTTGTTCGACACCTACGAACTGACCGTATACGACCGCTGGGGGCAGACGGTGTTCGATGCCGGCAGCGGTGGGAAGGGGTCCTGGAACGCGAAAGATGTGGCCGATGGCACCTACTTCTACAAGGTCGCCTACCGGGCGGAGTGTGGCGCTGTCATCGACAAGGAAGCCAACGGCACCATCACGGTGTTGCGGTGA
- a CDS encoding YdeI family protein yields MNPKVDWYFDKDSKWQAEFKALRTIALECGLDEELKWGHPCYTLKGKNVVLMHGFKDYCALLFHKGVLLKDDVGIMTQQTENVQVVRQIRFKSLKEIKKLAPVLKAYIHEAIAVEKAGTKVPMKKTKEFNMPEEFAQALKEMPELKKAFQALTPGRQRGYLLYFSSAKQEKTRMARVEKNVDRILEGKGLDDQ; encoded by the coding sequence ATGAACCCCAAAGTGGACTGGTATTTCGACAAGGACTCAAAGTGGCAGGCGGAATTCAAGGCCCTGCGCACCATCGCGCTGGAGTGCGGCCTCGATGAGGAATTGAAGTGGGGCCACCCCTGCTACACCTTGAAGGGCAAGAATGTGGTCCTTATGCACGGCTTCAAGGACTACTGCGCGCTGCTGTTCCACAAAGGCGTGCTGCTGAAGGATGACGTAGGCATTATGACCCAGCAGACGGAGAACGTGCAGGTCGTGCGACAGATCCGCTTCAAGAGCCTGAAGGAGATCAAGAAACTGGCGCCGGTGCTGAAGGCCTACATCCACGAGGCCATTGCTGTGGAGAAGGCCGGCACGAAGGTGCCGATGAAGAAGACGAAGGAGTTCAACATGCCGGAGGAGTTCGCACAAGCACTGAAAGAGATGCCGGAACTGAAGAAAGCCTTTCAAGCCCTGACGCCCGGCCGGCAGCGCGGCTACCTCCTCTACTTCTCCTCAGCCAAGCAAGAGAAAACGCGGATGGCGCGGGTGGAGAAAAATGTCGACCGGATCTTGGAGGGGAAGGGATTGGATGACCAGTAA